One segment of Pseudomonas sp. FP2196 DNA contains the following:
- a CDS encoding S9 family peptidase — protein sequence MNETHASSLKAEPFSAAQAVAAGMDFAELQLGVNGLFWNEYRPEDAACRIWHWRNGAAKCLTPAGFSVRSRVYEYGGGAFCLTPDGVVFVGEMDQQLYRQTLDGEPEALTSGECRYGDLHFAEGQVLAVEEQHDTHRLVAIDLADGKRHLLAEGADFYAAPTISPDGRRLAWIEWSRPHQPWTSTRLMVADGDFSAPRCVAGEQFEESIQQPRFDAHGRLYCLTDRGGFWQPWAETADGLQPLQSAEADHAPAPWQLGGCTWLPVGATFLASWSEGGFGRLALDGEDFTGEYSRFRHLALDQQFIYCIAASPISPSAVIAIDRASHEVKVLAGGVAPLPAERISLPQTLRYPSVAGEAHGFFYPAMSGEAKPPLVVFIHGGPTSACYPLLDPRIQYWTQRGFAVADLNYRGSSGYGREYRQALHLSWGDVDVEDACAVVAYLAEHGMVDGDRAFIRGGSAGGYTTLCALAFHQVFRAGASLYGVSDPVALARATHKFEGDYLDWLIGDPEQDAERYAARTPLLHASNIRVPVIFFQGELDAVVVPQQTRDMVTALEHNGIPVEAHYYADERHGFRRAVNQAHALEQEWMFYRRVMGLTLTQN from the coding sequence ATGAACGAAACTCACGCCTCATCGCTAAAGGCTGAGCCTTTCAGCGCCGCACAAGCCGTCGCCGCCGGGATGGATTTCGCCGAACTGCAACTCGGCGTAAACGGTTTGTTCTGGAATGAATATCGTCCCGAAGATGCCGCGTGCCGGATCTGGCACTGGCGTAACGGCGCGGCGAAATGTCTGACGCCTGCAGGTTTCAGCGTGCGTAGCCGGGTGTACGAATATGGCGGTGGAGCGTTTTGTCTGACGCCTGACGGGGTGGTTTTCGTCGGCGAGATGGATCAGCAACTGTACCGGCAAACGCTGGATGGCGAACCCGAGGCGCTGACGTCGGGCGAGTGCCGTTATGGCGATCTGCATTTTGCTGAGGGTCAGGTGTTGGCGGTAGAAGAGCAGCACGACACCCATCGGCTGGTCGCTATTGATCTGGCTGATGGCAAGCGTCATCTGCTGGCCGAAGGGGCGGACTTTTACGCCGCACCGACGATAAGTCCTGATGGCCGGCGTCTGGCGTGGATCGAGTGGAGCCGCCCGCATCAGCCGTGGACATCGACACGGTTGATGGTGGCCGACGGTGATTTTTCGGCGCCCCGTTGCGTGGCGGGCGAACAGTTTGAGGAATCCATCCAGCAGCCTCGTTTCGATGCGCACGGGCGTTTGTATTGCCTGACCGATCGTGGCGGATTCTGGCAGCCGTGGGCTGAGACCGCCGATGGCCTGCAGCCTTTGCAAAGCGCTGAGGCCGACCATGCACCCGCGCCGTGGCAATTGGGCGGATGCACCTGGTTACCGGTCGGGGCCACTTTTCTGGCCAGTTGGAGTGAGGGCGGTTTTGGTCGTTTGGCTCTCGACGGCGAAGACTTTACCGGTGAATACAGCCGTTTCCGTCATCTGGCACTGGATCAGCAATTCATCTATTGCATCGCGGCCTCACCGATCAGCCCTTCGGCAGTGATTGCCATTGATCGCGCATCCCATGAAGTAAAAGTGCTGGCCGGTGGTGTGGCGCCACTGCCCGCCGAACGCATCAGCCTGCCGCAAACCCTGCGTTACCCCAGCGTTGCGGGCGAGGCTCACGGGTTCTTTTATCCGGCCATGAGCGGTGAGGCCAAACCGCCGCTGGTGGTGTTCATTCATGGTGGCCCGACTTCGGCCTGTTACCCACTGCTTGACCCGCGCATCCAGTACTGGACGCAACGGGGCTTCGCGGTGGCCGACCTCAATTATCGCGGCAGCAGCGGTTACGGCCGCGAATATCGACAGGCGTTGCATTTGAGCTGGGGTGACGTCGACGTCGAAGATGCCTGCGCGGTGGTGGCGTATCTCGCCGAGCATGGCATGGTCGATGGTGATCGCGCGTTTATTCGGGGCGGCAGCGCGGGCGGTTATACGACGCTGTGCGCCCTGGCGTTCCATCAGGTGTTTCGTGCGGGCGCCAGCCTTTATGGCGTCAGCGATCCGGTGGCCCTTGCCCGAGCCACGCACAAGTTTGAGGGCGACTATCTCGACTGGCTGATCGGCGATCCCGAGCAAGACGCCGAACGCTACGCCGCCCGCACTCCGCTACTGCATGCGAGCAATATCCGCGTGCCGGTGATTTTCTTCCAGGGTGAACTGGATGCCGTCGTCGTGCCGCAACAGACCCGCGACATGGTTACGGCACTCGAGCACAACGGCATCCCGGTCGAGGCGCACTACTACGCCGACGAACGCCACGGCTTCCGCCGTGCGGTGAATCAGGCGCATGCGCTGGAACAGGAGTGGATGTTCTATCGGCGGGTGATGGGGCTAACGTTGACACAGAATTAG
- a CDS encoding YqaE/Pmp3 family membrane protein, whose amino-acid sequence MDFIRIIIAILLPPLGVFLQVGFGGAFWLNILLTLCGYIPGIVHAVYIIAKR is encoded by the coding sequence ATGGACTTCATTCGAATCATCATTGCCATTCTGTTGCCGCCACTGGGTGTGTTTCTGCAGGTCGGGTTTGGCGGGGCGTTCTGGTTGAACATTCTGCTGACGTTGTGCGGTTACATTCCGGGGATCGTGCACGCGGTTTACATCATCGCCAAGCGCTGA
- a CDS encoding aspartate aminotransferase family protein — MNLFSLRRPAPSLDDLAFEADQPAAGDSLNAERLMPSVERPQQVFVRGQGSWLWDSNDRAYLDFSQAGGANSLGHSPSALVKAIASQAQALINPGFNLHNRGMLSLVERLCASTASDQAYLLNSGSEACEAAIKLARKWGQLHRGGASRIIVAKQGCHGRSLATISASDSANLPNRFAPMLPGFDLVPFNDLPALHAAVDAQTVAIMLEPIQSDAGVIPATEHYLRGVERLCRDLGILLILDEVQTGIGRCGNLLAEESYGVRADIVVLGKGLGGGVPLAALLARGKACCFETGELGGTHHGNALMTAAGLVVLDSVQDRAFLEQVRENGQHLREGLARLAHRYGHGELRGQGLFWGLTLSDDSADAVIHAALHEGLLLNAPQANCLRFTPALTVSKTNIDEMLLRLARAFSRVRTAQLQCRKGIAV, encoded by the coding sequence ATGAATCTGTTCAGTTTGCGCCGCCCGGCGCCGAGTCTGGATGACCTCGCTTTCGAGGCCGATCAACCTGCTGCTGGCGACAGCCTGAACGCCGAGCGGCTGATGCCCAGCGTCGAGCGGCCGCAACAGGTCTTCGTTCGTGGTCAGGGCTCCTGGTTGTGGGACAGCAACGACCGCGCTTATCTCGACTTCTCCCAGGCCGGCGGCGCCAACAGCCTCGGCCACAGCCCTTCGGCGCTGGTCAAAGCCATCGCCAGTCAAGCTCAGGCGCTGATCAATCCCGGTTTCAATTTGCACAATCGCGGCATGCTCAGCCTTGTCGAACGCTTGTGTGCCAGTACCGCCAGCGATCAGGCTTATCTGCTCAACAGCGGCAGCGAAGCCTGTGAAGCGGCGATCAAACTGGCGCGCAAGTGGGGTCAACTGCATCGCGGCGGCGCCTCGCGGATCATCGTGGCGAAGCAGGGCTGCCATGGCCGCAGTCTGGCGACGATCTCGGCGTCGGACAGTGCGAACCTGCCCAACCGTTTCGCGCCGATGTTGCCCGGCTTCGATCTGGTGCCGTTCAACGATTTGCCAGCACTGCATGCGGCGGTGGATGCGCAAACCGTAGCGATCATGCTTGAACCGATCCAGAGCGATGCCGGCGTCATTCCCGCAACCGAGCACTACCTCAGAGGTGTCGAGCGTCTGTGTCGTGATCTGGGCATCCTGCTGATCCTTGACGAAGTGCAGACCGGCATCGGACGCTGCGGCAACTTGCTCGCGGAAGAGTCCTACGGCGTGCGCGCCGATATCGTCGTACTCGGCAAAGGTCTCGGCGGAGGCGTGCCATTGGCGGCGCTGCTGGCGCGGGGCAAGGCGTGCTGTTTCGAAACCGGCGAATTGGGTGGCACCCACCACGGCAATGCGCTGATGACAGCGGCTGGTCTGGTGGTACTCGATAGCGTGCAGGATCGGGCATTTCTCGAGCAGGTCAGAGAGAACGGCCAGCACTTGCGCGAAGGTCTGGCGCGATTGGCCCACCGCTACGGCCATGGTGAATTGCGCGGGCAAGGCCTCTTCTGGGGATTGACCCTGTCGGACGATTCCGCGGATGCCGTCATCCATGCCGCACTTCACGAAGGCCTGCTACTGAACGCCCCGCAAGCCAACTGCCTGCGCTTCACCCCGGCACTCACGGTCAGCAAAACCAATATCGACGAAATGCTCCTGCGCCTGGCCCGCGCCTTCTCCCGTGTGCGCACTGCACAACTGCAATGCCGTAAAGGGATTGCCGTCTGA
- a CDS encoding LysR family transcriptional regulator: protein MDFKQLRYFVAVYEEGHVGRAAERLSISQPALSQQIRQLEQNLDVTLFERSSKRLLPTLAAHTLYNHALPLLDGLQRAREALGNFKGQALRTLAIGVLQTVHTSLVPQMLDRVRKAQPHLVVQIYELSGLEIERRLLNGSLDIGISYLPPRQPGLHGVMLYEDELTLVIPADHPLREFKKVSIRQAAELPMLLLGEEFQIRQIWQAQLTSLGRRPQVQAELNNMVGILDSLPHTKLATVLPGRSQKEYDEDDLLWKPLSEPRVPLKVGLVCRDVQRQQASLALLRTLLEEVIEREDKPLKTAQPLDPLA, encoded by the coding sequence ATGGATTTCAAGCAACTGCGTTATTTCGTCGCGGTCTACGAAGAAGGTCATGTCGGGCGGGCCGCTGAACGCCTGTCGATCTCGCAACCGGCCCTCTCCCAGCAGATTCGCCAGCTCGAACAAAACCTCGATGTCACCCTGTTCGAACGCAGCAGCAAGCGCCTCTTGCCGACCCTCGCCGCCCACACGCTGTACAACCACGCCTTGCCATTGCTCGACGGGCTGCAACGCGCTCGCGAAGCCTTGGGCAACTTCAAGGGTCAGGCACTGCGCACCTTGGCGATTGGTGTGTTGCAGACCGTTCACACCAGCCTTGTCCCGCAAATGCTCGACCGAGTGCGCAAGGCACAGCCGCATCTTGTTGTGCAGATCTATGAATTGTCCGGGCTGGAGATCGAGCGGCGCTTGCTCAATGGTTCGCTGGACATCGGTATCAGTTATCTGCCGCCGCGTCAGCCCGGTCTGCACGGCGTAATGCTGTACGAAGATGAGCTGACACTTGTCATCCCGGCGGATCATCCGTTGCGTGAATTCAAGAAAGTCTCGATTCGTCAGGCCGCTGAATTGCCGATGTTGTTATTGGGAGAGGAGTTTCAGATTCGCCAGATCTGGCAGGCACAGCTGACCAGCCTCGGACGTCGCCCGCAGGTGCAGGCAGAGCTGAACAACATGGTGGGGATTCTCGACAGTCTGCCGCACACCAAACTGGCGACGGTGCTGCCGGGGCGCTCGCAAAAAGAATACGACGAAGACGATCTGCTCTGGAAACCGCTGAGCGAACCACGGGTGCCGCTGAAGGTTGGTTTGGTGTGTCGCGATGTACAACGTCAGCAGGCTTCTCTGGCGCTGCTGCGGACATTGCTGGAAGAAGTGATTGAGCGCGAAGATAAACCGTTGAAAACCGCGCAACCACTGGATCCTCTGGCCTGA